The genome window CACGCATCAGCATATGCTGCGGACGCTCTACGATTTTTCCATTTATTTTTAATAAATAGGAACGCTCCAGTGTTTTAAAACCAAAATAATCGTAGTTAAAATCTCTGTTATAAATGATATGTGAATCCAAAAACTCGGCATTTTCCATAATCACTTTATGAACCTCTTCAGCTAATAATGGTGATTCCTGATTGGTTCTTGGGTTAATGTAATGATACATTTCATTCATCGTTTCCGAGAATGATTTTTTGGTATTCGAATGTAAATTTGATATTGCAATACGAGCAGCCAATTGTGCATAATCCGGGTGAGCAATTGTCATAGAAGCAGCAGTTTCTGCAGCAAGATTATCCAGTTCAGATGTAGAAACCCCATCATACAATCCCTCAATAACGCGCATGGCAACTTTAACCGGGTCAACCAATTCGTTCAAGCCATAACATAACTTTTTAATTCTCTCTGTAATTTTGTCAAACATTACAGGCTCTTTGTGGCCATCTCTTTTTACAACGTACATACTCTATCAAATTTATTTAGTGAATGAATTGTGACTTACGAACAGTAGGAATTCATAATTCATTTTTTTACTCGGTGTCAATCCATAACTTACTTCGATATTTCGTTTCATCGCATAAAAATGAAATGAAACAAAACGCCGTAATAAATCCCGATAAAAACCGGACTGAATTAACTTAGTTTTTAGATTTGGGAATCTGAAAAAACTATTTAATTATAATTGTTCTTTTATTGTTTTTTAACCGTTTCAAATACTTATAACGTATTTTATATCAAAATTGTATTTTAAAAATCAGCGTCGAAGCTTATTTTTTGGGAATCACCGCCTTCGGCAACTTTAACCCCTGCTTTTTGATATTCGGCAACTTTTTTCTCAAAGAAATTGGTTTTTCCCTGAAGTGAAATCATATCCATGAAATCAAATGGATTAGCAACATTGTATTCTCTGTCACAACCCAATTCTACCAACAGTCTGTCGGCAACAAACTCTAAATATTGAGTCATTAAACCTGCATTCATTCCGATTAAACTTACCGGAAGTGATTCGGTGATAAATTCTCTTTCTATATCCAAAGCATTAACGATAATGCTTCTTATTCTTTCTTTTGGCACTTTATTTACCAAATGGTGATTATGTAAATGAACTGCAAAATCACAGTGAACACCTTCATCACGGGAAATTAATTCGTTTGAAAATGTCAAACCTGGCATCAAGCCGCGTTTCTTTAACCAATAAATAGAACAAAATGCTCCTGAAAAGAAAATTCCTTCTACTGCTGCAAAAGCAATCAGCCTTTCGGCAAAAGAATCAGACTCAATCCATTTTAATGCCCAATCCGCTTTTTTTCTGATAGCTGGAAAAACATCCAAAGCATTAAACAATTCCGATTTTTCGTTTTCATCCTTTACATAAGTATCAATCAGAAGAGAATAGGTTTCGCTGTGAATATTTTCCATCATGATCTGGAAACCATAGAAAAATTTAGCTTCGGCATATTGTACTTCATTTACAAAATTCTCTGCTAAGTTTTCATTTACAATTCCATCTGAAGCGGCAAAAAAAGCCAAAATGTGTTTTATAAAATAACGTTCGTCATCATTTAACTTATTATTCCAATCATTTAAATCCTGAGACAAATCAATTTCTTCGGCTGTCCAAAAACTTGCTTCCATCATTTTGTATCTTTCCCAAATATCATGATGCTTAATTGGAAAAATTACGAAACGATTTTTATTTTCCTGTAAAATTGGTTCTATTTTAGACATGAGATCTTGTTGTTTATTTTGATTTTTTTTATTGAAAATAGATGCGAAAATCGAATTACAAAGATTGTGAAATAATGCGGTTATTAAAAGTCAAACTTATTCACAATAACTCCTAGTTTTTAACAAAAAATAAAAATAAGAATATTTTTCATACAAATTACAAATAATTGATTTTCAGGTTTTTAAAATAAATAAAGTAGCTTAAACTCCCATAAAATAACGGAATTTCAAAAAAAAGAGAAACAATTTTAGAGTTACACTTATAAACCTTTTTTCAGGTCTTCGGCAACTTTTTCAAGTTCCATATACCAGTCATTTCCAAAGCGGCGGATAAGTGCTTCTTTGACGAATTTATACACAGGAACTTCGAGTTCTTTGCCCAAAGAACAGGCATCATCACAAATATCCCATTTGTCATAATTAACAGCCGCAAACTCGGTAAAATCCTTTACACGTACTGGATATAAATGACAGGAAACAGGTTTTTTCCAGTCGACTATTCCTTGATTGTAAGCCTGCTCTATACCGCAAAGTGCAGTTTTGCCGTCAAAAATGACATAAGCACAATCTTTATTATCAATCAGCGGTGTTTCAAGATCACCGTCCGTACCATTAAGCCATGTTCCTTGTGCTTCGATAGCCTCAATTCCCTCTTTTCTTAAAAATGGTTTTACTTTTGGATAAATTTCTTCTAATATCTTGGTTTCGGCCAGACTCAATGGTGCTCCTGCATCGCCATCGACACAGCATGCCCCTTTGCAGGCAGACAGATTACAGACAAATTCTTTTTGGAGTATATCCTCCGATACGATGGTTTTTCCTAGCTGAAACATTTTGCAAAGGTAACCAAAGATTCAGGAAATAAAAAACCACATTTAAACTTACTCCGCTTAAAGAAACAAATTAACACATAACAGCAATTTTACTTACATAAACACACTAATCGAATTTATTGCCTGACTACACCAATCCGCCAACAGCGGTTCATTCACTACAAAATATTGATGATTTTGCAATAAAAATCCTTAAAAAGAAAAAAAATATGTATTTTTGAGAACCCAAATCATTTTAGACGAATTATTCATTAAAGAATTCTCACTATGATAAATTTCAATCTGAAAGAGATAGTAACTGTAGGAATGGTACTTTTTGCTGTAATTGATATAGTAGGATCTATCCCGATTATTGTCGGATTAAGAGCCAAGCACGGTCATATTGAATCTGAAAAAGCATCTTTGGTTGCGGCATTCATTATGATACTATTTCTGTTTGTAGGCGAAGAATTCCTAAACTTAATAGGCATTGATGTTCATTCCTTTGCCGTAGCCGGATCCTTTGTTTTATTCTTTTTAGCATTGGAAATGATTTTGGGAATCCATCTTTATCGGGATGAAGAAGCAAGCTCAGCTTCTATAGTACCAATAGCTTTTCCGCTTATTGCAGGCGCAGGTACAATGACAACTTTGCTCTCTTTAAGATCTCAATATCATGCCACAAATATTATCATAGCCATCGTACTAAATATTATTATTGTTTATGCTGTTTTAAAATCATCCAGAAAAATTGAAAAAATGCTGGGTAAAAATGGACTTGGCGTTATTAGAAAGACCTTTGGCGTAGTTCTTTTAGCAATAGCTGTTAAATTATTTGCCACTAATGTTAAAGGTTTGTTTCTCTAAAAAAAAAAATTATAAATTTACCCCCTAAAATCTTTTCTGGTAGAGATTATTTTGTACTTAAACATATAAATGATAATTTATGAATTAAAACTTTACCGGTAAAAACAAAAACATAACTTATGAAAATTTTCACTAACATCTTAGTGCTTTTAGCCGTTTCGCTTCTTATTTTCAATATTACCTTAATTGATTTTCAAAATCCATTTAAAGGAGATAGTGTAATAGCGCTTGTTGGTGTGGTTGCTTCATTTTGTGCAGTATTGATTCTTCTTATTTTTAGAATGTCTAAAAAAATAGTTGAAAAAATGAACGACAACGCATAACCATGTTTGATGTATTGATTATAGGCGGAGGCGTTTCGGGAATATCATGTGCGATGGTATTGGGTTCAGCCAAAAAAAAAGCATTTGTTACCGATAAAAAAATTGGGATTTTTACCCACCAGAAGACTTCTGCACTACAGGAAGCACTTTTCAACAATGCTTATGGAATTGCTCCAGGCAAATTAGGATCAGAATTATTGATCGAAAGTGTTGATCATTTATCCAATACTTACCCTCATATTATCCAAATCCCAGAGGAAAAAATATTAAAAATCGAAGGAGTATATCCAGAATTCACCGTTGTTACCAATAAAAACAGTTACAAAACAGCCAGTATCGTTATCGGAATTGGCTCTGCCAACACATTTGCCATAGAAGGTTTAATGCAGTTTGTTGAACCGCACAAAAAAGCATTACCTGAAAAACAAAGAATCCAGCTTAAAAACATTGACCACAAAGTTGCCGAAGGCATCTATGTTATTGGGACTCTTGCCGGCTGGAGAAGCCAGCTTGCAATCGCCGCAGGAAGCGGAGCTGCTGTCGCAACAGATCTGCTTACTTTATGGAATGACGGAATTCAGACGCATTCACACGACAGTATTCGATAGAGACTATTTTTTATTTAACCGAAACAATCTCTTTCACTTTGATGTGGTTTTCAGTTTCAGTTTTCCAGATTTCTCCTTTTAACGAAACTTGTTCCCCTTCTTTAAGCTGTTTGTAATTTTGAGGTCCGCCAACATTTACAATGCTGATTAAAGCAAAATAAACTTCGTTTTTATCTGTATTAATTTTGGCTGTATAACCGTCTTTTCCAAATGCAACAGTAACAACTTTTCCTGAAACTGTATTTTTGTCTTTCATACAGGCGCAGGAAACTACAAAAGTTAAAATCATTACTACTGCCAAAAATCGAATTATAATTTTCATGTTTATTTATTTTAATCTTTATTTTCAAACGCGATACAGCTTCCGGCAATCACTTTTAAACCGTCATCAAACCGCTTCCAAACCCTGATATATCTATAATTCCCATCTAATGGTGAATTATAATACGTTCCTTTTAGCATAATGCTTACGCAAACAGCAGCCGAGTCGTCTATAATATTAATAACCTGATTCGAAGTTTCGAGAAGATCTATTTTCATTTTACCAGCGCGGTAACCTGCAAGATCAGCTTCTTTGGTAATCGTTTGTCCATTTGGTAAATTAAAAAGCAAATCATCGTGCAATACTCTTTGCAGAACTGAAATATCAGCATTTTTTACAGCTGACAAAAGCTCATTCTCTGCATTTATAATTTCATTTTTCCCCATTTAAAACAAAGATTTAGCATTTACTATTTTGAATTCAGCACAGCCTTTATCATGGCATCTTCTTTCAGAACCATTTTATAATAATAGATGTCTCCATACAATTGTCTGGCAAATTCGGCATTTACGTATCTTTTTACTAAGGATTTGTATTTACGCAAATCAACCTCCAAGCCGTTTTGGACAAGATATTTCTGGAAAGTATTGAAATATAAATCGGTTGAATTGATTTTTGTCTTAAATTCATCAAAAGGCAGTTTTGCAAAAGCATTTCTGTTTTTGTCTAATTGCTCAAAAACAAAATGGCCGACAATTCCGGACTGCAGTAAATAAGAAACATTTTCTGTTCCGTGTTCTGCTTCCAATGGCACAAAAACATCCGGTACAATACCGCCGCCGCCATAAACAATTTTTCCTTTTTTAGTTTTAAATTTCAAAGAATCCACCACTTTTATACTGTCTTTTTTGTACAGTTCTCCGTGTAAAAAACGCGAATCCGATTCTTTAAAATACTCTTCATTTCCTTTGGAATACGGTTTTTGAATCGATCTTCCGGTTGGTGTATAATATCTGGCAATTGTAAGCCGAACTGCCGAACCATCATTAAAATCCATTTCCCGCTGTACCAGTCCTTTTCCGAAAGAACGCCGTCCTACAATAGTTCCGCGGTCATTATCCTGTATTGCTCCCGCTAAAATCTCACTCGCCGAAGCACTGTTCTCATCAATTAGAACAAAGACCTTACCTGATTCAAAACTTCCTTTTTCGGTGGCGTACATTTTTTCGGCTGCTTCCTTAGCGCTTTTGGTAAAAACAATCAATTCTTTATCTTTCAAAAATTCATCGGCAATAGCAATAGCTTCTTCCATATATCCTCCGCCATTATCGCGGACATCAATCACAAGGGATTTTACACCCTGCTTTTTTAAACTGACGAGGGCTTTTATAAATTCAGCATAAGTAGTTTCTGCAAAACGATTGATTTTGATATAACCTGTAGTGGCATTTAAACGCAAAGCTACATCAACGCTTTTCAGCGGAATCACGTCGCGTTTGATTTTGATTTTCATTTTTTTATGCTCCGATTTTCGGTAAACGGTCAGTTCTATCTGAGAACCTACTTCTCCTTTCAGCGAAGAAAACAAACTGTCATTAGGCAGTTTTCGCCCAAATAATTTGGTTTTATCTGCAAAAAGAATGCGGTCTCCTGCTAAAATTCCTGCTTTGGCCGAAGGACCATTTTTTACTGGCGCAATAACAGCAACTGAATCTTTAAACATATAAAAATTAATTCCAATACCCACAAAATCGCCTTTCATGGTTTCGGCAATTTCGGCTTGCTGCTGCGGCGGAATATAAACAGAATGCGGATCCAGCTTTGCCAGAATATTATCGACAGTAAGACTCACAATCGAATCCGTATTCACATCATCTACATATTCATTATCGATGAAATCAATCAGTTTATTAAGTTTTTCTTTGGTGTTTTTTTTAGAGGTAAAAGATTTGGATGACGGCGAACCCGACAGACTGCCTATAAAAATTCCGAGAGCGAAAATGCTCCCAATAAGTATGGGTAAATATTTATTGTCGAATTTCATTTTATTAATCTTCTAAAACAGGAATATGCTCTACTTCAATACCTGCTTTTATTAAAAATTGTATTCCGGAATCGTCTCGGTAACCATTATGATACACCACTCTTTTTATTCCGGACTGATGAATCAGCTTACTGCATTCCTTACATGGCGAAAGCGTAATGTATAAAGTGGCTCCTTCGCAGGATTGTGTGGATCTTGCAACTTTCAAGATTGCATTGGCTTCGGCATGCAGCACATCCCAGCGGGTTAATCCGTCTTCATCCTCACAGCAGTTTTCAAATCCTGACGGGGTTCCATTGTACCCGTCCGATATAATCATTCGGTCTTTTACTATAATCGCTCCAACCTGCTTTCTTTTGCAGTAAGACAATAAACCCCATTCTGTTGCAATTCTAAGATACGCTTTATCGTATTTATTCAATTTAACTTTCTCCATAAAATCTTTATCATTTCCAGATTTCGCTTTCTACAATCATTGGTAAAACTACGCCAATTATAAATGCCGACATTACTAAAGCCCAATCTCTTTTTGAAAATCGAAAAACGGTCTGCACTATATATGACAAAATCAAGACTACAATAACAACCGTAATCTGAGCCGCTTCTATTCCTAATGCAAATTCGCACATTGGCAGTAATTTTGAGGCAGCACTGCCTCCCAATAATGTTTTAAAATAATTTGAAAATCCCAATCCATGGATAATTCCAAAAAATAACGTTATTATAAAAACCAGATTAACACTGCCGTTTTTACTGGTTTTCCCTGCAGTAAATAAATTATAGAAAGCGGTTATCAAAATCGTAATGGGAATCAGTAATTCAACAACATTTACTTTGACAGTAATAATTTCAAAAACCGAAAGAAAAAGTGCTGCAGTATGTCCCAATGTAAATATAGTCACTAAAAGCAATATTCTTTTCCAGTCATTAAAAGAAAATGGTACCGATAATGCAATCAAAAACAAAACATGATCATAAGCATGTATATCCAATACATGCTTTAAACCTATCTGAAAGTATATTAAAAATTCTGACATTGCTAAAGTGAATTAAATTGATATGGGGACGTAAACTTACGATTAATTTTGAAAATGAAATATTAGAAATCAATGATATTAAAAACGGACAAAAAGTAAAATTAGTACTAAAAAATTAACTAACTTTATATCAAACCTTAAACATTAACATTATGCCTTTTTCAGATTTATTCAACAGCGAAAACATTCAAAAAAACAGAGGTCATTTTTCAGCCATTGTGCGTGTTGCCCACGCTGATGGCAATATCACTGAACAAGAGCAGAATTTTTTGGATAAATTAGCTTTGGCACTTCAGATTTCTAAAGAAGAGTACGACGAAATTTTAGAAGATCCATCAAAATACCCAATCAACGCTCCCTACTTATATATAGAAAGACTGGAAGCTCTTTATAAGCTGGCAAGAATTGTACACCGCGACCACCAATTGGGCGATTTGCAGGAACATTTATTGATTAAATTTGCATTAGCCTTAGGTTTTACTCCTGGCAATGTAAATTATATTGTAAATAAAGCACTCAAATTAGTAGACATGGCGGTAGATGAAGAAACTTTTTTGTATGAAATGAAAAACATGTATAAATAATAATTATGAATTGAAAATTACGAATTACGGAATGCTGTACGGTAAGATTTTTTACTTATTACTGCATAGTGTACTCGTAATTTTCAATTCGCAATTGCACTTTAATATTTACTCAATTTTGCTTTATGCATAAACTCTTCGGCTTTTTCAACCATATTTAAGCTTCCGCAAAAGAAAGGCACACGCTGATGCAGTGCTGCAGGCTGAATTTCCATAATGCGGTCAAAACCATCCGAAGCTTTTCCGCCGGCCTGTTCTACAATAAAAGCCATAGGATTACATTCGTACAGCAGACGCAGTTTACCTTTTGGCGATTTAGTGCTTGTCGGATATATATAAATACCTCCTTTTATCATATTTCTGTGAATATCAGCAACAAGACTTCCTATATAACGAGAAGTGTACGGACGGTCTTCTTCTTCGAGCTGACAATATTTGATATAATCTTTTACACCTTGCGGAAAATGAACATAATTTCCCTCGTTAATCGAGTAAATATTTCCGTCTTCTGAAAATTTCATGTTGGGATGCGAAAGGTAAAAAGTCCCAATCGCTGGGTTTAAAGTGAATCCATTTACACCGTAACCTGTTGTATAAACCAGCATCGTCGAAGTACCATAAATCACATAACCAGCCGCTACCTGATTTATACCCGGCTGCAGAAAATCTTCTAATGTTACTGGAGTTCCTATTGGCGTGATTCTTCTGTATACTGAAAAAATAGTCCCAACAGAAACGTTTACATCAATATTGGACGAGCCGTCCAATGGATCCATCAAAAGCACATATTTATTGTTATGGCTGTTATCACTTCCCTGCACAGTTATAAAATCATCGTTCTCTTCGGATGCAATGCCACAGACAATTTCGCGGTTAATCAAGGTCTGTATGAAAATTTCATTGGCATAAACATCCAGTTTCTGCTGATCTTCCCCTTGAATATTCTGTTCACCAGCTGCTCCGACAATATCAACTAATCCAGCCTTGTTTACTTTATAATTAACAACTTTGGCCGCCAGCCGGATTGAATTAATGATTCTCGATAATTCACCCGAAGAATATTGAAAAGCCTTTTGATTTTCAATGATAAATTC of Flavobacterium marginilacus contains these proteins:
- a CDS encoding ribonucleotide-diphosphate reductase subunit beta, encoding MSKIEPILQENKNRFVIFPIKHHDIWERYKMMEASFWTAEEIDLSQDLNDWNNKLNDDERYFIKHILAFFAASDGIVNENLAENFVNEVQYAEAKFFYGFQIMMENIHSETYSLLIDTYVKDENEKSELFNALDVFPAIRKKADWALKWIESDSFAERLIAFAAVEGIFFSGAFCSIYWLKKRGLMPGLTFSNELISRDEGVHCDFAVHLHNHHLVNKVPKERIRSIIVNALDIEREFITESLPVSLIGMNAGLMTQYLEFVADRLLVELGCDREYNVANPFDFMDMISLQGKTNFFEKKVAEYQKAGVKVAEGGDSQKISFDADF
- a CDS encoding DUF3109 family protein: MFQLGKTIVSEDILQKEFVCNLSACKGACCVDGDAGAPLSLAETKILEEIYPKVKPFLRKEGIEAIEAQGTWLNGTDGDLETPLIDNKDCAYVIFDGKTALCGIEQAYNQGIVDWKKPVSCHLYPVRVKDFTEFAAVNYDKWDICDDACSLGKELEVPVYKFVKEALIRRFGNDWYMELEKVAEDLKKGL
- a CDS encoding MarC family protein yields the protein MINFNLKEIVTVGMVLFAVIDIVGSIPIIVGLRAKHGHIESEKASLVAAFIMILFLFVGEEFLNLIGIDVHSFAVAGSFVLFFLALEMILGIHLYRDEEASSASIVPIAFPLIAGAGTMTTLLSLRSQYHATNIIIAIVLNIIIVYAVLKSSRKIEKMLGKNGLGVIRKTFGVVLLAIAVKLFATNVKGLFL
- a CDS encoding FAD-dependent oxidoreductase; the protein is MFDVLIIGGGVSGISCAMVLGSAKKKAFVTDKKIGIFTHQKTSALQEALFNNAYGIAPGKLGSELLIESVDHLSNTYPHIIQIPEEKILKIEGVYPEFTVVTNKNSYKTASIVIGIGSANTFAIEGLMQFVEPHKKALPEKQRIQLKNIDHKVAEGIYVIGTLAGWRSQLAIAAGSGAAVATDLLTLWNDGIQTHSHDSIR
- a CDS encoding nuclear transport factor 2 family protein, whose protein sequence is MGKNEIINAENELLSAVKNADISVLQRVLHDDLLFNLPNGQTITKEADLAGYRAGKMKIDLLETSNQVINIIDDSAAVCVSIMLKGTYYNSPLDGNYRYIRVWKRFDDGLKVIAGSCIAFENKD
- a CDS encoding S41 family peptidase, whose protein sequence is MKFDNKYLPILIGSIFALGIFIGSLSGSPSSKSFTSKKNTKEKLNKLIDFIDNEYVDDVNTDSIVSLTVDNILAKLDPHSVYIPPQQQAEIAETMKGDFVGIGINFYMFKDSVAVIAPVKNGPSAKAGILAGDRILFADKTKLFGRKLPNDSLFSSLKGEVGSQIELTVYRKSEHKKMKIKIKRDVIPLKSVDVALRLNATTGYIKINRFAETTYAEFIKALVSLKKQGVKSLVIDVRDNGGGYMEEAIAIADEFLKDKELIVFTKSAKEAAEKMYATEKGSFESGKVFVLIDENSASASEILAGAIQDNDRGTIVGRRSFGKGLVQREMDFNDGSAVRLTIARYYTPTGRSIQKPYSKGNEEYFKESDSRFLHGELYKKDSIKVVDSLKFKTKKGKIVYGGGGIVPDVFVPLEAEHGTENVSYLLQSGIVGHFVFEQLDKNRNAFAKLPFDEFKTKINSTDLYFNTFQKYLVQNGLEVDLRKYKSLVKRYVNAEFARQLYGDIYYYKMVLKEDAMIKAVLNSK
- a CDS encoding deoxycytidylate deaminase codes for the protein MEKVKLNKYDKAYLRIATEWGLLSYCKRKQVGAIIVKDRMIISDGYNGTPSGFENCCEDEDGLTRWDVLHAEANAILKVARSTQSCEGATLYITLSPCKECSKLIHQSGIKRVVYHNGYRDDSGIQFLIKAGIEVEHIPVLED
- a CDS encoding HupE/UreJ family protein codes for the protein MSEFLIYFQIGLKHVLDIHAYDHVLFLIALSVPFSFNDWKRILLLVTIFTLGHTAALFLSVFEIITVKVNVVELLIPITILITAFYNLFTAGKTSKNGSVNLVFIITLFFGIIHGLGFSNYFKTLLGGSAASKLLPMCEFALGIEAAQITVVIVVLILSYIVQTVFRFSKRDWALVMSAFIIGVVLPMIVESEIWK
- a CDS encoding TerB family tellurite resistance protein → MPFSDLFNSENIQKNRGHFSAIVRVAHADGNITEQEQNFLDKLALALQISKEEYDEILEDPSKYPINAPYLYIERLEALYKLARIVHRDHQLGDLQEHLLIKFALALGFTPGNVNYIVNKALKLVDMAVDEETFLYEMKNMYK
- the fbp gene encoding class 1 fructose-bisphosphatase: MEERNKTLGEFIIENQKAFQYSSGELSRIINSIRLAAKVVNYKVNKAGLVDIVGAAGEQNIQGEDQQKLDVYANEIFIQTLINREIVCGIASEENDDFITVQGSDNSHNNKYVLLMDPLDGSSNIDVNVSVGTIFSVYRRITPIGTPVTLEDFLQPGINQVAAGYVIYGTSTMLVYTTGYGVNGFTLNPAIGTFYLSHPNMKFSEDGNIYSINEGNYVHFPQGVKDYIKYCQLEEEDRPYTSRYIGSLVADIHRNMIKGGIYIYPTSTKSPKGKLRLLYECNPMAFIVEQAGGKASDGFDRIMEIQPAALHQRVPFFCGSLNMVEKAEEFMHKAKLSKY